Part of the Candidatus Eisenbacteria bacterium genome, CCAGGGACCGAAGTGCCCGCTCACGAGGACGGTCGAGCGTCCCGAGGCGCGGACCTCATGGAGGATTTGCCGTGCCTCGTCGTCGAGACGCACCTTCGGAGTGGCATTGCTTCCAGGAGCGGAGATGAGGAAGTCCACCACCGCGCGCGCGAAGGCGCGATGCGTCTCGCGGGCCGTCGGCGGCGGGGTCGCCCTGTCTCCCGTCCAGAGCCGGCGCAGCCGTCGCGTCATGGCGCGGGAGCGGTTCGGGTGGGTCCAGGAGTAGACATCACCCAGCGTGTCGGCGAGCCGGTCCGCCCACGAGCGCGGGAGCGTCCGTGCGACGAAGGATGCGATCACATAGCCCAGATCCGACACGTACCCCCCCAGAAGCGCCGAAGCGCCATCCCGCTCCGATACTCCAAGTGGACCCTGTCCAGCATACTCCGGAGCATGTCGAGGGAACCCTCTACGTGCCCCGGGGCGAGTTGATCTTATGTCAAAACGGCCGGGTTCGAACCGCCGAGGAACGACGAAGCCCCGAGGCCTGCATCCCTCGGGGCGCCGCCAGCAAAGCTCAAATGGTCGGGGCGACAGGATTTGAACCTGCGACCACCTCCACCCCAAGGAGGTGCGCTACCGGGCTGCGCTACGCCCCGACCGAAAGGAATCGACGCCGGGCGTTGCCATTCGTGGGGATGCTACACGACGGGACGGCATCGGGACAAGGGGCCGTCCTACTTGTGGTTCCGGGACATTTCGTCGAGAGTTACTTCCGCCCCCGCCCCTTCGCCACGGCCTCGTCCCGCAGCATCGTGAGGAGCCCCTCCATGTCCTTCTTCAGCGTCCGGACCATCTCCTCCCGGTCCAGCTTCGTGAACGGGAGCTCGATCTGCTCCCGCTCCTCGATCTTCCCGTCGAGGATCCGGCGCCGGGCCCCGGCGATGGTGAAGCGCTGGTCGTAGAGGAGCTGCTTGATCTCGAAGAGGGTTTCGACGTCGCGCTTCCGGTACATGCGCGCGCCGCCGCGCCCCTTCTTCGGCCGCAGCATCTTGAACTGTGTCTCCCAGTACCGGAGCACGTGAGGTTTGACGCCGACCAGGTCGCTGACTTCGCTGATGGAGTAGTAGAGTCTTCCGGTCGGAAGCGACTTCACGATTTCACCTCCTGGACAAAGGTTCTGCTTCGGCCTTCAGATCTCGATTCAGTAGCTCGCGCAGGGCCACGCGAGCGCTCTTCCCCTCGTGAAGGATCGCGTGCACCTGCTCCACGATCGGCAGCTCCACCTGGTGCTTCCGCGCCAGCGCGAGCGCGGCTTCTGCCGTGCCGACGCCCTC contains:
- a CDS encoding MerR family transcriptional regulator — encoded protein: MKSLPTGRLYYSISEVSDLVGVKPHVLRYWETQFKMLRPKKGRGGARMYRKRDVETLFEIKQLLYDQRFTIAGARRRILDGKIEEREQIELPFTKLDREEMVRTLKKDMEGLLTMLRDEAVAKGRGRK